Proteins from a single region of Pseudomonas phenolilytica:
- a CDS encoding HEAT repeat domain-containing protein: MRSEWLAGCPSWLCAPLLDLWPQDRMLQLALQAALALSALTLLVMLQVLLLGELARRRAARRQQFNERWRPLFALCSLGEELPDPLPALPRRQRLWFLLQWNRTQLQLRGSARERMNRALLALGMDRHALELLRGRVRSKLIGLTCLRHLADPAHWDAVQPLLFSRNASVSLASAYTLIAMQPARAMQLILPAAAARTDWALPRLAGLCQQAGEEAVTEPLLAALADPMIAGRERLIALLPHGAPRQVAPWARAQLDEGAAAEHQQVALRCLAELGDPRDRPRLLPALAHSDPDVRLHALQALGRQARGDDAELFLPLLADRNWGVRQAAADGLARLPGASPEGLQALLASVPDRYGQDALRRAIAEVHR; this comes from the coding sequence ATGCGTTCTGAGTGGCTCGCCGGCTGCCCGAGCTGGCTGTGCGCCCCGCTGCTCGACCTCTGGCCGCAGGACCGCATGCTGCAGCTGGCCCTGCAGGCGGCGCTGGCCTTGAGCGCGCTGACCCTGCTGGTGATGCTGCAGGTCCTGCTGCTCGGCGAACTGGCGCGCCGTCGCGCCGCACGCCGCCAGCAGTTCAACGAACGATGGCGCCCGCTGTTCGCCCTCTGCAGCCTCGGCGAGGAGCTGCCCGACCCGTTGCCGGCGCTGCCGCGTCGGCAACGCCTGTGGTTCCTGCTGCAATGGAACCGCACCCAGCTGCAGCTGCGCGGCAGCGCCCGCGAGCGGATGAACCGCGCACTGCTGGCGCTGGGCATGGATCGGCACGCGCTGGAGCTGCTGCGCGGGCGGGTGCGCAGCAAGCTGATCGGCCTCACCTGTCTGCGCCACCTCGCCGACCCGGCGCACTGGGACGCGGTGCAGCCGCTGCTGTTCAGCCGCAATGCCAGCGTCTCGCTGGCCAGCGCCTACACGCTGATCGCCATGCAGCCGGCGCGCGCCATGCAACTGATCCTGCCGGCCGCGGCGGCGCGTACCGACTGGGCCCTGCCGCGCCTGGCGGGCCTCTGTCAGCAGGCCGGCGAAGAGGCGGTGACCGAACCGCTGCTGGCGGCCCTGGCCGATCCAATGATTGCCGGCCGCGAACGGCTGATCGCGCTGTTGCCGCATGGCGCGCCACGCCAGGTCGCGCCCTGGGCACGGGCGCAGCTGGACGAAGGTGCCGCGGCCGAGCACCAGCAGGTCGCGCTGCGCTGCCTGGCCGAGCTGGGCGATCCGCGCGACCGCCCGCGCCTGTTGCCGGCCCTCGCCCATAGCGACCCGGATGTGCGCCTGCACGCGCTGCAGGCGCTGGGCCGGCAGGCGCGCGGCGATGATGCGGAACTCTTCCTGCCGCTGCTCGCCGACCGCAACTGGGGCGTTCGACAGGCGGCGGCCGATGGCCTGGCCCGGTTGCCCGGCGCCAGTCCCGAGGGCCTGCAGGCACTGCTCGCCAGCGTGCCGGACCGCTACGGCCAGGACGCCCTGCGCCGCGCCATCGCCGAGGTACACCGATGA
- a CDS encoding YaiO family outer membrane beta-barrel protein gives MKRRIWLALALCAPLAQADVATARRQVEAQQLDAAQATLEAHLARQPEDAEAQFLLARVLAWQGRTQAALARYRQLLQREPDNADYLLGQGQALLWAGRPRAALDVLERAARRAPDYAEVQQLMQQARAALTSPATATAPALAEPPRRRHELELSTRRDWLDSGYDDWRSQRLDYASTQPEGLGWYAALLREQRFGEWDRGAELGGVLPLDANWTVQSEVGYQPSPHFLPQWHADLRLQRRLPAGFLGAASIRRTEYETTRVDRLALSGERYWNAWRASYTLNLTDVQNAGTPVGHDLALDYYYDNLSYAGLRLTVGEEEAVEEQRLITSDVRAIGVQGRHWLNSGWALTWEFGQHRQGDYYQRRWLQLGLRHAF, from the coding sequence ATGAAGCGGCGGATCTGGCTGGCGCTGGCGCTCTGCGCGCCGCTGGCGCAGGCGGATGTCGCCACAGCGCGGCGCCAGGTCGAGGCCCAGCAGCTCGACGCCGCGCAGGCGACGCTCGAAGCGCATCTGGCGCGCCAGCCGGAGGACGCCGAGGCGCAGTTCCTGCTGGCGCGCGTGCTGGCCTGGCAGGGCCGCACGCAAGCGGCACTGGCGCGCTATCGACAGCTGCTGCAACGCGAGCCGGACAACGCCGACTACCTGCTCGGCCAGGGCCAGGCGCTGCTCTGGGCCGGCCGGCCGCGCGCCGCCCTGGACGTGCTGGAACGCGCCGCGCGCCGCGCACCGGACTATGCCGAGGTGCAGCAGCTCATGCAGCAGGCCCGTGCCGCACTGACCTCGCCGGCCACCGCTACCGCGCCGGCGCTCGCCGAGCCGCCGCGGCGACGCCACGAGCTGGAACTGTCGACCCGCCGCGACTGGCTCGACAGCGGCTACGACGACTGGCGCAGCCAGCGCCTGGACTACGCCTCGACCCAGCCCGAAGGGCTCGGCTGGTACGCCGCGCTGCTGCGCGAACAGCGCTTCGGCGAGTGGGATCGCGGCGCCGAACTCGGCGGCGTGCTGCCGCTGGACGCCAACTGGACCGTCCAGTCGGAAGTCGGCTACCAGCCTTCGCCGCATTTCCTGCCGCAGTGGCATGCCGACCTGCGTCTACAGCGGCGCCTGCCGGCGGGCTTTCTCGGCGCGGCGAGCATCCGTCGTACCGAGTACGAAACCACCCGCGTCGATCGTCTGGCGCTCAGCGGCGAGCGCTACTGGAATGCCTGGCGCGCCAGCTACACGCTCAACCTGACCGACGTGCAGAACGCCGGCACACCGGTCGGCCACGACCTGGCGCTGGACTACTACTACGACAACCTCAGCTACGCCGGTCTGCGCCTGACCGTCGGCGAGGAAGAGGCCGTCGAGGAGCAGCGACTGATCACCAGCGATGTGCGCGCCATCGGCGTGCAGGGGCGCCACTGGCTCAACAGTGGCTGGGCGCTGACCTGGGAATTCGGCCAGCATCGCCAGGGCGACTACTACCAGCGCCGCTGGTTGCAGCTGGGGCTGCGCCATGCGTTCTGA
- a CDS encoding ATP-binding protein yields MPCALVQRHKESSLHTRPAIRWHPFAFVVAFMLLVALGWQGKRTQEAVLQTNQAVSQSLETITAIQAIRSALQDIETGTRGFVITADEAYLDAYASGLIELEAHRRQLQEFADARGYPQQRWFEQFDSTAAERLTIAASNIRVRRESGLAVAATHLHQAGGKQLMDRLRELLDDVENRERQQLFDANRAVRETIAHSRRVALIGSLLVAALFFAALWAVRRNLATRQALARQAQAGEARLDALLQTIPDQLYAIDAQRQVSSLSQPRSIRGPAPQAIEPLLLDLLAQPDADYPRQNIWCEVASRRMFEVRLLPTGLGDHLAIARDITELQRNRDSLQQQQAFLRKVVDTDENLIFVRDAHGRFLLCNTAFAALLDCQPQHIEQRRLDELPGAQRLLPLLQGESELLAGGELRSSDVSLIDAFGQERWLQLVKRPLRLSPSICHVVTVAVDISLRRRMEQMKTEFISTVSHELRTPLTAIRGALGMLASGFVAPGTAEAQPLLEIAHKNSERLVRLINDILDIEKLEAGRLTFDLQLCDVRALVAQALHDIEPYARSFDVQLQQVPPDAAARVEANLDPDRFAQIMANLLSNAIKHSPAGGRVSVDLRSGADGLELGVQDQGPGIPESFRGRIFERFAQADASDARRRGGTGLGLAITRSLVEQMHGSIGFDSQEGRGTRFWLRLPLATASAPALAPPAAAGQSHILIVEPDCAAAARLAETLHEQGYATLLAATALDARDLLAEYRVQALTLSPALADEDVGAFLQGLRSQPAYRHLPVLIVGLQPQRRDEDDGQLRGGAVRVIDWLPKPVDPARLLDVVNACLTEHPARPRILHVEDDQDLRLLLARQIEPLDIELQGAASLAEARRLLGAQSYQLAIVDLMLPDGDGSELFDQLAQAVPPPPVIIFSALDAPVHDSRLVLRQLVKSRHDGRELGALIQHLLHHRTPATEADEDDA; encoded by the coding sequence ATGCCATGCGCGCTCGTCCAGCGGCACAAGGAGTCCAGTTTGCATACCCGGCCCGCCATACGCTGGCATCCGTTCGCCTTTGTCGTTGCGTTCATGCTACTGGTCGCCCTCGGCTGGCAAGGCAAGCGCACCCAGGAAGCGGTGCTGCAGACCAACCAGGCCGTCAGCCAGAGCCTCGAAACCATCACGGCGATCCAGGCGATTCGCTCCGCGCTGCAGGACATCGAAACCGGCACGCGCGGCTTCGTCATCACCGCCGACGAGGCCTATCTCGACGCCTATGCCAGCGGCCTGATCGAACTGGAAGCCCACCGCCGCCAGCTGCAGGAGTTTGCCGACGCGCGCGGCTACCCGCAGCAGCGCTGGTTCGAGCAGTTCGACAGCACCGCCGCCGAGCGCCTGACCATCGCGGCCAGCAATATCCGCGTGCGCCGCGAGAGCGGCCTGGCCGTCGCCGCCACGCACCTGCACCAGGCCGGCGGCAAACAGCTCATGGACCGCCTGCGCGAACTGCTCGACGATGTCGAAAACCGCGAGCGGCAACAGCTCTTCGATGCCAACCGGGCGGTGCGCGAGACCATCGCCCACAGCCGCCGCGTGGCGCTGATCGGCAGCCTGCTGGTGGCCGCGCTGTTTTTCGCCGCGCTGTGGGCGGTGCGCCGCAACCTGGCCACGCGCCAGGCGCTGGCCCGACAGGCACAGGCCGGCGAGGCGCGGCTGGATGCGCTGCTGCAGACCATTCCCGATCAGCTGTATGCGATCGACGCCCAGCGGCAGGTGTCCAGCCTGTCGCAGCCACGCAGCATCCGCGGCCCGGCGCCGCAGGCCATCGAACCGCTGCTGCTCGACCTGCTGGCGCAGCCGGATGCCGACTACCCGCGGCAGAACATCTGGTGCGAGGTGGCCAGCCGGCGCATGTTCGAGGTCCGCCTACTGCCCACCGGGCTCGGCGATCACCTGGCCATCGCCCGCGACATCACCGAGCTGCAGCGCAACCGTGACAGCCTGCAGCAGCAGCAGGCGTTCCTGCGCAAGGTGGTCGACACCGACGAAAACCTGATCTTCGTGCGCGACGCTCACGGCCGTTTCCTGCTCTGCAACACCGCCTTCGCCGCGCTGCTCGACTGCCAGCCACAGCATATCGAGCAGCGCCGCCTCGACGAGCTGCCGGGCGCGCAGCGGCTGCTGCCGTTGTTGCAGGGCGAAAGCGAACTGCTTGCCGGCGGCGAACTGCGCAGCAGCGACGTCAGTCTCATCGACGCCTTCGGCCAGGAACGCTGGCTGCAACTGGTCAAGCGGCCGCTGCGGCTGTCGCCGAGCATCTGCCACGTGGTCACCGTGGCGGTGGACATCTCCCTGCGCCGGCGCATGGAACAGATGAAGACCGAGTTCATTTCCACCGTGAGCCATGAGCTGCGCACCCCGCTGACCGCGATCCGCGGCGCGCTGGGCATGCTCGCCAGTGGTTTCGTCGCACCCGGCACGGCCGAGGCGCAGCCGCTGCTGGAAATCGCGCACAAGAACAGCGAGCGCCTGGTGCGCCTGATCAACGACATCCTCGACATCGAAAAGCTCGAGGCCGGCCGCCTGACCTTCGACCTGCAGCTGTGCGATGTGCGCGCGCTGGTCGCGCAGGCGCTGCACGACATCGAACCCTATGCGCGCAGCTTCGACGTGCAGCTGCAGCAGGTGCCGCCGGACGCCGCCGCACGCGTCGAGGCCAACCTCGATCCGGACCGCTTCGCCCAAATCATGGCCAACCTGCTGTCCAACGCGATCAAGCACTCGCCCGCCGGCGGCCGCGTCAGCGTCGACCTGCGCAGCGGCGCGGACGGCCTCGAACTCGGCGTGCAGGATCAGGGGCCAGGCATCCCGGAAAGTTTTCGCGGGCGCATCTTCGAGCGCTTCGCCCAGGCCGACGCCTCCGACGCCCGCCGCCGCGGCGGCACCGGCCTCGGCCTGGCGATCACTCGCTCGCTGGTCGAGCAGATGCACGGCAGCATCGGTTTCGACAGCCAGGAAGGCCGTGGCACGCGCTTCTGGCTGCGCCTGCCGCTGGCGACTGCGTCGGCCCCTGCGCTCGCGCCGCCAGCCGCGGCCGGGCAGAGCCACATTCTCATCGTCGAACCGGATTGCGCCGCGGCCGCGCGACTGGCCGAGACGCTGCACGAGCAGGGCTACGCCACGCTGCTGGCCGCCACGGCGCTGGACGCCCGCGACCTGCTGGCCGAATACCGCGTGCAGGCGCTGACGCTCAGCCCGGCGCTCGCCGACGAGGACGTCGGCGCCTTTCTCCAGGGCCTGCGCAGCCAGCCGGCCTACCGCCATCTGCCGGTGCTGATCGTCGGTCTGCAGCCGCAGCGCCGCGACGAAGACGACGGCCAGCTGCGCGGCGGCGCGGTGCGCGTGATCGACTGGCTGCCCAAGCCGGTCGACCCGGCGCGCCTGCTGGATGTGGTCAACGCCTGCCTGACCGAGCACCCGGCACGGCCACGCATCCTCCATGTCGAGGATGACCAGGACCTGCGCCTGCTGCTGGCGCGGCAGATCGAGCCGCTGGACATCGAACTGCAGGGCGCCGCCAGCCTGGCCGAGGCGCGCCGCCTGCTCGGCGCGCAGAGCTACCAGCTGGCGATCGTCGACCTGATGCTGCCCGACGGCGACGGCAGCGAGCTGTTCGACCAGCTGGCGCAGGCCGTACCGCCGCCGCCGGTGATCATCTTTTCCGCGCTGGATGCGCCCGTGCACGACAGCCGGCTGGTCCTGCGCCAGCTGGTCAAATCCCGCCACGATGGCCGTGAGCTGGGGGCGCTGATCCAGCACCTGTTGCACCACCGTACCCCCGCAACCGAGGCAGACGAGGACGATGCATGA
- a CDS encoding response regulator transcription factor produces the protein MSESSGQRILMVEDEEDISFLVRFMLERHGFSVDHAANGREALELIAGSPPPDLTLMDIMLPYHDGLELIERLRAQPGWERVPVLMLTAKAREVDIVRALELGADDYVTKPFQPEELLARIRRLLRRPR, from the coding sequence ATGAGTGAATCCAGCGGCCAACGCATCCTGATGGTGGAAGACGAAGAAGACATTTCCTTCCTGGTGCGCTTCATGCTGGAGCGCCACGGCTTCAGCGTCGATCACGCGGCCAACGGGCGAGAGGCACTGGAGCTGATCGCCGGTTCGCCGCCGCCCGACCTCACCCTGATGGACATCATGCTGCCGTACCACGACGGTCTCGAACTGATCGAGCGCCTGCGCGCGCAACCTGGCTGGGAGCGGGTGCCGGTGCTGATGCTGACCGCCAAGGCCCGCGAGGTAGACATCGTCCGCGCGCTGGAGCTGGGCGCCGACGACTATGTGACCAAGCCGTTCCAGCCGGAGGAATTGCTGGCGCGCATCCGCCGTCTGCTGCGGAGACCGCGATGA